One segment of Candidatus Manganitrophus noduliformans DNA contains the following:
- a CDS encoding phosphomannomutase/phosphoglucomutase: MSIFREYDIRGVYGTVLTEKVAEEIGKAFATLIRRSGGKKISLGYDIRLSSPSLREALLAGLLSTGIDVVDIGACPTPVLYFSLFNLQVDGGVMITASHNPAEFNGFKLCRGKGTLFGAEIQQVRTMAESGDFDRGKGELTFERDFLSVYLNYFVKHFGSFRSKKVVVDCGNAAAALIAPRIMEKLGCEVIPLYCEPDGRFPNHHPDPTVPENIADLIECVRKERADVGIAFDGDGDRLGAVDEKGEIIWGDKLTLLFATDILKRNPGATIISEVKASQVLYDEISRLGGNGIMWKTGHSLIKSKMKETGALLAGEMSGHLFFADRYFGYDDAIYAGCRLVEILVKENRPLSSFFIDLPKTYVTPEIRVDCPDDRKFAVVEKCREYFSGKYKTVDIDGVRVLFEDGWGLIRASNTQPALVLRFEASSGIRVTEIQEYVNGLLAKLIR, translated from the coding sequence ATGTCGATCTTTAGAGAGTATGACATCCGAGGGGTTTACGGAACTGTCCTGACCGAGAAGGTAGCCGAAGAGATCGGGAAGGCCTTCGCCACGCTGATCCGCCGATCCGGCGGAAAAAAGATCTCGCTCGGCTATGATATTCGTCTCAGCAGCCCTTCGCTTCGGGAAGCATTGTTGGCGGGACTCCTCTCGACCGGTATCGATGTGGTCGATATCGGCGCCTGTCCGACACCGGTCCTCTATTTTTCTCTCTTCAACTTGCAAGTCGACGGCGGGGTGATGATCACCGCCAGCCACAATCCGGCCGAATTCAATGGGTTCAAACTCTGCCGCGGGAAAGGGACCCTCTTCGGCGCCGAGATCCAGCAAGTCCGCACGATGGCGGAGAGCGGCGATTTCGACCGGGGGAAGGGGGAACTGACCTTTGAACGCGATTTTCTCTCTGTTTACCTCAACTACTTTGTGAAGCACTTCGGTTCCTTCCGGTCAAAAAAAGTGGTGGTCGATTGCGGAAACGCCGCCGCCGCCCTCATCGCTCCTCGGATTATGGAAAAGTTGGGATGTGAAGTGATTCCGCTCTATTGCGAACCGGATGGCCGATTCCCAAATCATCATCCCGATCCAACCGTTCCCGAAAATATTGCTGACCTTATTGAATGTGTCCGGAAAGAACGGGCGGATGTCGGCATTGCGTTTGATGGGGATGGAGATCGGCTGGGCGCCGTCGATGAAAAGGGGGAGATCATTTGGGGGGATAAGCTCACCCTCCTTTTCGCGACTGATATTCTCAAACGAAATCCAGGAGCGACCATCATCTCCGAAGTTAAGGCTTCTCAAGTCCTTTATGATGAAATTTCACGCCTCGGCGGCAACGGGATCATGTGGAAGACCGGGCACTCTTTGATCAAATCCAAAATGAAAGAAACCGGGGCGCTGTTGGCCGGGGAGATGAGCGGCCATCTCTTTTTTGCAGATCGGTATTTTGGGTATGATGATGCGATTTATGCAGGGTGTCGGCTGGTGGAGATTCTTGTGAAGGAGAATCGGCCTCTTTCGTCTTTTTTCATTGACCTCCCTAAGACCTATGTCACCCCGGAGATTCGGGTCGATTGTCCGGATGATCGGAAGTTCGCAGTGGTCGAAAAGTGCCGGGAATATTTCTCCGGCAAATATAAGACGGTCGATATCGATGGCGTTCGGGTTTTGTTCGAGGATGGTTGGGGATTGATTCGAGCCTCGAATACCCAGCCGGCATTGGTATTGCGGTTTGAAGCGAGCAGTGGGATCAGGGTTACTGAAATTCAAGAATACGTGAATGGACTTTTAGCAAAGCTCATCCGTTAG
- a CDS encoding class I SAM-dependent methyltransferase: MAAYREIPGCRVSGSNHLVSVLNLGHQVLTGVFPKNKSDQITAGPLELVWCPNSGLLQLRHSYSSNEMYGENYGYRSGLNQSMVNHLSEKVRCLERMIALKSGDIVLDIGSNDGTTLKAYSVSGIQRIGIDPTGRKFQQYYTKEIKLVPDFFSSEVYHSVEKRPARIVTSIAMFYDLEAPVEFARQIESILADDGIWHFEQSYMPSMLRLNSYDTICHEHLEYYSLGVVKKIIEIAGLKLMDVMMNAVNGGSFAVTAIKASNRNIKINHSVINWLLEQEERMGLNTPKPYRDFEERVFRHREDLIRLIRALNADGKKILGYGASTKGNVVLQFCGFTEKDIPAIADVNPDKFNCFTPGTHIPILSEEDARAMKPDYFLVLPWHFKAGILQREKEYLANGGKMIFPFPEIEIV; the protein is encoded by the coding sequence ATGGCTGCTTATAGAGAGATTCCTGGTTGCCGGGTGAGTGGAAGCAACCATCTGGTGTCAGTGTTAAATCTGGGGCATCAGGTGTTGACGGGAGTGTTCCCCAAGAATAAGTCAGATCAAATTACGGCAGGACCTTTAGAACTCGTCTGGTGCCCTAACAGCGGGCTCCTGCAATTGCGCCATTCATACTCATCGAATGAGATGTATGGTGAGAACTACGGCTACCGTTCTGGACTCAACCAATCTATGGTCAATCATCTTTCCGAAAAGGTGAGGTGTCTTGAAAGGATGATCGCGTTAAAATCGGGCGACATTGTTCTAGATATCGGGAGCAATGATGGAACCACCTTAAAAGCATATTCCGTAAGCGGAATTCAACGAATCGGCATCGATCCGACCGGAAGAAAATTCCAGCAATATTATACGAAGGAGATCAAACTAGTTCCTGACTTTTTTTCTTCTGAAGTTTATCATTCTGTCGAGAAGCGTCCCGCCCGAATTGTGACCTCCATTGCTATGTTCTACGACTTGGAAGCACCTGTGGAGTTTGCAAGACAGATTGAGTCTATTCTGGCAGACGATGGAATTTGGCATTTTGAGCAAAGTTACATGCCATCGATGTTGCGCCTTAATTCATATGATACGATCTGCCATGAACATTTGGAGTATTACTCGCTCGGTGTTGTTAAGAAAATTATCGAGATAGCTGGACTCAAGCTGATGGATGTCATGATGAATGCGGTCAATGGCGGGAGTTTTGCGGTTACGGCGATAAAAGCTTCGAACCGAAATATCAAAATCAATCATTCGGTGATTAACTGGCTTTTGGAGCAGGAAGAGCGTATGGGCTTAAATACACCCAAGCCATATCGGGATTTTGAAGAGAGAGTATTTCGGCATCGTGAAGACCTAATACGGTTAATTCGTGCTCTCAATGCCGACGGGAAAAAAATACTGGGTTATGGCGCATCGACAAAGGGAAATGTGGTCCTACAGTTCTGTGGGTTTACTGAGAAAGATATTCCTGCAATCGCGGACGTTAACCCGGACAAGTTTAACTGCTTCACTCCGGGAACACATATCCCCATTCTTTCTGAAGAAGATGCGCGTGCAATGAAGCCAGATTATTTTCTTGTCCTTCCATGGCATTTTAAGGCTGGAATCCTCCAACGAGAAAAGGAATATCTGGCTAATGGCGGGAAAATGATCTTCCCTTTTCCTGAAATAGAAATTGTATGA
- a CDS encoding ABC transporter permease, producing the protein MKGTFKGAWHYRQFIISSIKTELLARYARSKLGLVWMLLHPLAQVAIYAFVLSVVLSTKLPGIESAYGYASYLMAGMLAWSLFSEIVMRCLNIFLENGNLLKKLVFPKICLPLIVSGSALVSNIALLLATLVVFSLFDHIPGRSLLLLPTLIALNIALAIGLGLILGILNVFIRDVGQIVPVIFQFWFWLTPIVYMSGIIPERFRGWLSLNPMYPIVTAYQNVLVFGKTPYWGGLGWVSIFAAILLIMALYMFRKASPEIVDVL; encoded by the coding sequence ATGAAGGGAACTTTTAAAGGAGCTTGGCATTACAGGCAATTTATTATTTCTTCAATAAAGACAGAGCTTTTAGCTCGCTATGCTCGAAGCAAATTAGGCCTGGTTTGGATGTTACTTCATCCCCTTGCCCAAGTTGCTATATATGCATTTGTTTTGTCGGTAGTATTATCAACAAAACTCCCAGGGATCGAGAGCGCCTATGGATATGCCTCTTATTTGATGGCGGGAATGTTAGCATGGTCTTTATTTTCTGAAATTGTAATGCGTTGTTTAAATATATTTTTGGAAAATGGCAACCTTTTAAAGAAGCTCGTGTTTCCAAAGATCTGTTTGCCATTGATCGTTTCTGGGAGTGCGCTTGTCAGTAATATTGCGCTCCTTTTAGCTACCCTAGTTGTGTTCTCTTTGTTTGATCATATTCCAGGTAGATCACTTCTCTTGTTGCCTACTTTGATCGCTTTGAATATTGCGTTAGCAATTGGTCTTGGCTTAATTTTGGGAATACTCAATGTGTTCATTCGCGATGTGGGGCAGATTGTACCTGTTATTTTTCAGTTTTGGTTTTGGCTTACCCCAATTGTTTATATGTCCGGTATTATTCCGGAAAGATTCAGAGGTTGGCTTAGTCTGAACCCAATGTATCCAATTGTAACAGCCTACCAAAACGTTTTAGTTTTTGGGAAAACACCATACTGGGGGGGATTGGGCTGGGTATCCATCTTTGCGGCCATATTGCTGATTATGGCACTATACATGTTTCGTAAAGCCAGTCCAGAAATAGTGGATGTCTTGTGA
- a CDS encoding mannose-1-phosphate guanylyltransferase/mannose-6-phosphate isomerase, which translates to MYGVILAGGSGTRFWPLSREEYPKQLLKIFGNQSLIQATLSRIADLIPSNQTYIATNPSQAEQIKFQLKPSREGPHFIYEPMGRNTAAAIGLAATYLRKRFQDGVMAVLSADHFIREPQVFIEALRLGESLADEGYLVTLGAKPTRPETGYGYIQKGKPFPNQPGASTVQRFVEKPNRETAEQYLKREDHFWNTGIFLWKISTILAEIKQFVPELSEGLKEIEQKIGTAEEAEALARVYPTLPSISIDYAVLEKSDRLAVISTDMGWEDVGSWSALDEVIERDENGNILTGNVVNIGSSNSIIYGQKRVVAVVGLKDIVVADTEDATLICSKDKAQEVKKVVEALKGRNGDEHRVHRTVIRAWGSYTVLEEGRDYKIKRILVNPRARLSLQMHHKRSEHWVVVAGTARVTCGESVYTIQANQSTFVPMGVKHRLENPGDEPLQIIEVQSGNYLGEDDIVRYQDDYGRVEAKKG; encoded by the coding sequence ATGTACGGAGTGATACTGGCAGGGGGTAGTGGAACGCGCTTTTGGCCGCTCAGCCGGGAAGAATACCCAAAGCAGCTCTTAAAGATCTTCGGCAATCAGAGTCTCATTCAGGCCACCCTGTCCCGGATCGCCGACCTGATCCCGTCCAATCAGACCTATATCGCCACCAACCCTTCTCAGGCGGAGCAGATCAAATTCCAGCTGAAGCCTTCCCGAGAGGGGCCTCACTTTATCTATGAACCGATGGGGAGGAACACGGCGGCCGCCATCGGCCTGGCGGCGACCTACCTACGCAAGCGCTTTCAGGACGGCGTCATGGCGGTTCTCTCCGCCGATCACTTTATCAGGGAGCCGCAGGTTTTTATCGAGGCGCTTCGTTTGGGAGAAAGCCTTGCCGATGAAGGTTATCTTGTCACCTTAGGCGCCAAGCCGACCCGGCCGGAGACCGGCTACGGTTATATCCAAAAGGGAAAGCCCTTTCCGAATCAGCCCGGTGCATCGACCGTACAGCGCTTCGTTGAAAAACCGAACCGTGAAACCGCCGAACAATATCTAAAGAGAGAAGATCATTTCTGGAATACCGGCATCTTCCTCTGGAAGATCTCAACGATTTTGGCGGAGATCAAGCAGTTTGTTCCTGAGCTGTCGGAGGGTTTGAAGGAGATTGAACAGAAGATCGGAACGGCGGAGGAAGCGGAAGCGCTTGCGCGGGTTTATCCGACGCTTCCCTCCATCTCGATCGACTATGCCGTTTTGGAGAAGTCGGATCGCCTCGCCGTGATCTCCACCGACATGGGGTGGGAAGATGTCGGCTCCTGGAGCGCGCTCGATGAAGTGATCGAACGGGATGAAAATGGGAACATCCTCACCGGAAATGTCGTCAACATCGGCAGCTCCAACAGCATCATCTACGGACAAAAGCGGGTCGTGGCCGTGGTGGGGCTGAAAGACATTGTCGTGGCCGATACGGAGGATGCAACCCTCATCTGTTCGAAGGATAAGGCGCAGGAGGTCAAGAAGGTCGTTGAGGCGCTGAAAGGCCGCAACGGCGATGAGCACCGCGTTCACAGAACAGTCATCCGCGCCTGGGGAAGTTATACCGTTCTGGAAGAGGGACGCGATTACAAAATCAAGCGAATTCTGGTCAATCCTCGGGCGCGTCTTTCCCTTCAAATGCATCATAAGCGGAGCGAGCATTGGGTCGTGGTCGCGGGAACGGCGCGGGTCACCTGCGGGGAGAGTGTTTATACCATTCAGGCCAACCAGAGCACCTTTGTCCCGATGGGGGTGAAGCATCGGCTGGAAAATCCGGGCGATGAGCCGCTCCAGATCATCGAGGTGCAGAGCGGGAATTATCTCGGAGAAGACGACATCGTCCGGTATCAGGATGATTACGGGCGGGTGGAGGCCAAGAAGGGCTGA
- a CDS encoding FkbM family methyltransferase — translation MTFISYAQNYEDVILYRALGDIGAGFYIDVGAQDPVVDSVTKAFYERGWRGINIEPIDYWFNKLIADRPQDQNLKVAAAAENGILQFYEVVDTGMSTFNATFASKHSLAGFTIRECQVPARRLDKICDELNVTVVHFLKIDVEGAERAVLAGIDLTRIRPWVILLESTEPNSTVPTYEQWEDLLTSRGYEFACFDGLNRYYLADERKAPLKEILSKPPNYFDHFIRHSEWLAGQQVQKLEAEATRTQKRVEELENEVAKLQIESGDLREKLKIIQEHVACLEKSLFESRVDLQVVEKELAEAKKMASHFRQSLEVRELELKAVYSSLSWRITEPLRRANLFVKQSVRTIEKR, via the coding sequence ATGACGTTCATTTCCTACGCCCAAAACTATGAAGATGTGATCCTCTATCGCGCATTAGGTGATATAGGTGCCGGTTTTTATATTGACGTAGGCGCCCAGGACCCGGTGGTCGATTCGGTGACCAAGGCCTTTTATGAGCGTGGGTGGCGCGGCATCAATATCGAACCGATTGATTACTGGTTTAATAAACTAATTGCAGATCGCCCTCAAGATCAAAATTTAAAAGTGGCAGCGGCTGCAGAGAATGGAATTTTACAGTTCTATGAGGTTGTCGACACCGGAATGTCGACATTTAACGCCACTTTTGCATCAAAGCATTCCTTAGCAGGTTTCACTATTCGGGAATGCCAAGTACCCGCTCGGCGTCTGGATAAAATCTGCGATGAGCTTAATGTTACTGTAGTTCACTTTTTGAAGATCGATGTGGAAGGGGCTGAACGCGCAGTTTTGGCTGGGATTGATCTGACACGCATTAGACCTTGGGTTATATTGCTTGAGTCCACTGAACCGAACTCGACTGTTCCTACATATGAGCAATGGGAAGACTTGTTGACTAGCCGTGGTTATGAATTTGCCTGCTTCGATGGGCTCAATCGGTACTATCTGGCTGATGAACGAAAAGCACCGCTTAAGGAAATATTGTCTAAACCTCCAAATTATTTTGATCACTTTATTCGCCACTCTGAATGGTTGGCGGGTCAACAGGTCCAGAAACTAGAGGCCGAGGCCACTCGCACGCAGAAGCGTGTTGAGGAACTGGAAAATGAAGTTGCTAAATTGCAAATTGAAAGTGGTGATTTGCGTGAAAAACTAAAAATCATTCAAGAGCACGTTGCTTGTCTTGAGAAGAGTTTATTTGAGTCACGAGTGGATCTTCAAGTGGTTGAGAAGGAGCTTGCTGAGGCAAAAAAAATGGCTTCGCATTTTCGGCAAAGCTTAGAAGTTCGTGAGTTAGAACTCAAAGCGGTATATAGCAGCCTGTCCTGGCGCATTACGGAGCCACTACGCAGGGCAAATCTTTTCGTTAAGCAATCTGTGAGAACAATTGAAAAAAGATGA
- the gmd gene encoding GDP-mannose 4,6-dehydratase: MKKALITGITGQDGSYLAELLLEKGYKVSGMVRRSSVENYERVEHIREKLNFVQGDLTDQSSLDEAIKEIMPDEVYNLAAQSFVPTSWNQPVLTADVTGLGVTRILEAIRKHKSDTKFYQASSSEMFGKVQEIPQTEKTSFYPRSPYGVAKVYGHWITVNYRESYNIFACSGILFNHESPRRGLEFVTRKVTHTVAKIKLGLAKELRMGNMEAKRDWGFAGDYIYAMWLMLQQDQPDDYVIATGETHSVQQLVNIAFDCVGLNAKDYVVTDPKFLRPAEVDLLIGSSEKAKKKLGWTPSVSFEKLIEMMVKEDISLLNQNKVRH, translated from the coding sequence ATGAAAAAAGCTTTGATTACGGGGATTACCGGTCAAGATGGATCCTATCTTGCGGAGTTGCTGTTAGAAAAGGGCTACAAAGTCTCCGGAATGGTCAGAAGATCGAGTGTTGAAAACTATGAAAGGGTAGAGCATATTCGAGAAAAGCTTAATTTTGTCCAGGGAGATTTGACAGATCAGTCCTCATTAGATGAGGCAATCAAAGAGATTATGCCAGACGAAGTCTATAACCTGGCCGCACAGTCGTTCGTACCAACTTCTTGGAATCAACCGGTTCTCACCGCCGATGTTACAGGATTGGGTGTGACACGTATTTTAGAGGCAATTCGGAAACACAAATCGGACACCAAATTTTATCAGGCTTCTTCGTCTGAGATGTTTGGAAAAGTTCAAGAAATACCCCAGACGGAAAAAACTTCTTTTTATCCTAGGAGTCCATATGGTGTAGCAAAGGTCTATGGACATTGGATTACGGTGAACTATCGAGAAAGCTATAATATTTTTGCTTGCTCAGGAATTTTATTCAACCATGAGTCTCCTCGACGGGGACTGGAGTTTGTAACCCGCAAGGTGACACATACGGTAGCCAAGATTAAGTTAGGCTTGGCCAAAGAGCTTCGAATGGGGAATATGGAGGCGAAACGGGACTGGGGTTTTGCTGGTGACTATATCTATGCGATGTGGTTAATGCTCCAACAGGATCAACCGGATGATTATGTTATTGCAACAGGCGAAACTCATTCTGTTCAGCAGTTAGTTAATATTGCTTTCGATTGTGTCGGATTGAATGCAAAAGATTACGTGGTAACAGATCCCAAATTCTTGCGGCCGGCCGAGGTCGATCTCCTTATCGGGAGTTCCGAAAAAGCGAAAAAAAAGTTAGGATGGACGCCATCGGTTTCCTTTGAGAAATTGATCGAAATGATGGTAAAGGAGGATATTTCCCTGCTGAATCAAAATAAGGTAAGGCATTAA
- a CDS encoding Wzt carbohydrate-binding domain-containing protein, with protein MSQGTLCVTGLGKAFRHYASEWGRVLSWFGLPIRPLAEHWVLRNISFTVEPGEAVGVVGQNGAGKSTLLKLITGTLRPTEGNVQINGRIAAILELGMGFNPELTGRQNACHSAGLMGFTSLEIEAIMPEIEEFAEIGEYFNQPMRTYSSGMQMRVAFAVATAFRPEILIVDEALSVGDAYFQHKSFRRIKEFQEQGTTFLIVSHDKSAVQTLCDRAILLEKGRVIQDSNPEAVMDFYNALIAEKENQSVQLLQHESGKTQIISGTGEARVEEIALFNTAGKRVEFVNVGEPVELRVNVKAYADIPCLVLGYAIKDRLGQYVYGTNTYHTKQELKGVLHGQSILYRIQFPMNFGPGSYSISTALVSTDTHLVNNYEWKDLALVFTVTNLDKPIFVGNAWVPPIIEVHTHDVHFLRPKL; from the coding sequence GTGAGTCAGGGAACGCTTTGTGTCACTGGTCTTGGGAAAGCATTCCGTCACTATGCGAGTGAATGGGGCAGAGTTCTTTCTTGGTTTGGCTTACCTATCCGCCCTTTAGCCGAACACTGGGTACTTCGAAACATCTCTTTTACTGTTGAACCGGGAGAGGCCGTGGGGGTTGTTGGTCAGAACGGCGCTGGTAAGAGCACTCTTCTTAAACTTATTACGGGAACACTGAGACCTACTGAAGGAAACGTACAAATCAATGGCCGTATAGCTGCTATCCTGGAATTGGGTATGGGTTTTAACCCGGAATTAACAGGACGACAAAATGCCTGCCACTCGGCAGGTTTAATGGGATTTACTTCCTTGGAGATTGAGGCAATAATGCCAGAAATCGAGGAGTTTGCTGAGATTGGGGAGTATTTTAACCAACCGATGCGGACGTATTCCAGCGGGATGCAGATGCGTGTCGCCTTTGCTGTCGCAACCGCATTCAGACCGGAGATCCTGATTGTCGACGAAGCGCTTTCTGTGGGTGATGCGTACTTTCAACATAAAAGCTTTCGGCGCATCAAGGAATTTCAGGAGCAAGGTACCACGTTTCTGATCGTTTCGCACGACAAGTCGGCGGTGCAAACCTTGTGTGATCGAGCTATTCTACTGGAGAAAGGCCGCGTTATTCAGGACAGCAACCCTGAAGCGGTGATGGACTTCTACAATGCCCTGATTGCAGAAAAAGAGAATCAAAGTGTTCAGCTTTTGCAGCATGAAAGCGGCAAAACACAAATTATATCCGGTACGGGCGAGGCACGTGTTGAAGAAATCGCCCTTTTCAATACTGCGGGTAAACGAGTTGAATTTGTCAATGTTGGAGAGCCTGTAGAGTTGCGCGTAAATGTGAAGGCATATGCCGACATTCCGTGTTTGGTACTGGGATATGCTATCAAAGACCGGCTTGGCCAGTACGTCTATGGGACCAACACGTATCATACAAAACAAGAACTTAAAGGCGTGCTGCATGGTCAGTCGATTCTATATCGAATACAGTTTCCCATGAATTTTGGTCCCGGCAGTTACTCGATTTCTACAGCATTAGTTAGTACTGATACTCACCTTGTTAATAACTATGAATGGAAAGACTTGGCGCTGGTATTTACAGTGACTAATCTAGACAAACCAATCTTCGTTGGCAACGCCTGGGTTCCACCCATTATAGAGGTTCATACGCATGACGTTCATTTCCTACGCCCAAAACTATGA
- a CDS encoding glycosyltransferase gives MNKKRIFWLGMHKVLVRTELPALREMGYEVFNPPYLSNVQDQSAELNWTQSESSLPEDIYEKLSKYNFFYNSISNEVAEILNEYFDAIIVTINPDWLVSILEVFKKTIIYRTYGQIGILSESLLHNGGYKLIQERENFWFVPHCEETASDEQHWLKNKLKVCPYWLTDDVFALQGKWEHRKPKKPHIGLTCPNITNPYYQGHFNYLKAYFEQRCFRYFGAQLEENADPNVVGTLPRERYLEEFLFLSGYLYTYRERNVCFLPPIEMMVFGGPVLYFSGSLLHRYFNAKTPGLVWNEDEALRKAKLLIKGDSQFVTEIIASQPPIVERYSKSFGLPVFRRVISEILDGTGPPKSASAAINKKSSERFAPSPVLLFAHFRGAYVFSNGEYSTMHGIPRVMRQFVRALTSVNVPVVVTAWSDDLINTHGFYSSQCDNPDLVSVVSVDDLGIGVTKAQEVAIKKNEGIISKVLKFFVGRSSFFRSIRDRHIHNPSTLNLIELILVGLYRVLLRIQNKAVYSAACLRAKVIKLTNKVLAIKNSVLRKKIREQPQNHVRVCGTRSAPWRYVIIPHYYLFPEVLTAGFDRVLSYIPDYMPYLFKGRNYFPEDGSHLEVGRKVVGLSTRVLTNSAFTTEYLPNCPLRVPKEKIVAFPMPFLSIRKDVGEEKSDHKVISKLSEKKFIFYPTQPHPNKRLDLLIRSWILINKLRPDLLLELTFTCGDIPPPLWDLIRKERLEPSIHLFPGISDSTLSWLYKNAVCLAFTSEFEGNFPTQVLEALEYRCPIVAMENPLITNELGEISRHLLIAPFADIDSFSNYVIYTAENRNEVLKHQENVLDFVRGLHSFEGFTKNVIELDRLMQG, from the coding sequence ATGAATAAGAAAAGAATATTTTGGCTCGGCATGCATAAGGTGTTGGTGCGGACTGAATTGCCTGCCTTGCGCGAGATGGGATATGAGGTATTTAATCCACCATATTTAAGCAATGTTCAAGACCAATCGGCGGAATTAAATTGGACTCAGAGTGAATCGAGTTTGCCCGAGGACATCTATGAAAAATTATCGAAGTATAACTTTTTTTACAATTCGATTAGTAATGAGGTTGCGGAGATATTAAATGAATATTTCGATGCAATAATTGTGACGATTAATCCTGACTGGCTCGTCTCTATATTAGAAGTTTTTAAGAAGACTATAATTTATAGAACGTATGGGCAAATCGGAATTTTAAGCGAAAGTCTTTTGCACAACGGGGGATATAAACTTATTCAGGAACGTGAAAACTTCTGGTTTGTTCCACACTGCGAGGAAACAGCTTCTGATGAACAGCATTGGTTAAAAAACAAATTAAAAGTCTGTCCATACTGGCTGACAGACGATGTATTTGCGCTTCAGGGAAAATGGGAGCATAGAAAACCGAAGAAACCTCATATTGGATTGACTTGCCCAAACATAACCAATCCTTATTATCAGGGACATTTTAATTATCTAAAAGCATATTTTGAGCAAAGATGTTTTCGCTATTTTGGAGCCCAGCTCGAAGAAAATGCTGATCCGAATGTTGTGGGCACCCTGCCGAGAGAAAGGTATTTAGAGGAGTTTCTTTTTCTTTCAGGATATCTTTACACATACCGTGAGCGTAACGTGTGTTTTTTACCACCAATCGAGATGATGGTTTTTGGGGGACCGGTCTTATATTTTTCTGGATCGCTATTGCATCGATATTTTAATGCAAAAACGCCTGGTTTAGTATGGAACGAAGATGAAGCACTAAGGAAAGCAAAACTATTAATAAAGGGCGACAGTCAATTCGTGACCGAAATCATAGCAAGCCAGCCTCCCATCGTTGAAAGATACTCAAAATCATTTGGTTTGCCGGTTTTCAGAAGGGTAATCTCCGAGATTTTAGATGGGACAGGCCCACCGAAGAGTGCCTCAGCGGCTATTAACAAGAAAAGCAGCGAGAGATTTGCGCCATCGCCCGTATTGCTATTCGCCCATTTCAGGGGCGCGTATGTCTTTTCGAACGGGGAATATAGTACGATGCATGGTATCCCGCGTGTTATGAGGCAATTTGTCAGGGCACTCACTTCAGTTAATGTTCCCGTCGTTGTGACAGCGTGGTCTGATGATCTCATTAACACACACGGTTTCTATTCATCTCAGTGTGATAACCCCGATTTAGTTTCGGTCGTCTCAGTAGACGATTTAGGAATAGGAGTTACGAAAGCCCAAGAAGTGGCGATTAAAAAGAATGAAGGAATTATTTCAAAGGTCCTTAAATTCTTTGTTGGAAGGTCCTCATTTTTCAGGAGTATCCGAGATCGGCATATACATAATCCGTCAACCCTAAATTTAATTGAACTGATCCTCGTGGGTTTATATCGTGTCTTACTTCGTATTCAAAATAAAGCGGTTTATAGCGCGGCATGTCTTAGGGCTAAGGTTATTAAATTAACTAACAAGGTCCTTGCTATAAAAAATAGCGTTCTAAGAAAAAAAATAAGGGAGCAACCCCAAAATCACGTTCGAGTGTGCGGAACACGGTCGGCACCATGGAGGTATGTCATCATACCACATTACTACCTTTTTCCAGAAGTGCTGACGGCTGGTTTTGATCGTGTTTTATCGTATATTCCGGATTACATGCCTTATCTTTTCAAGGGAAGGAACTATTTCCCTGAAGATGGTTCCCATCTGGAGGTGGGGCGTAAGGTAGTCGGGCTTTCGACAAGGGTTTTGACCAATTCAGCGTTTACCACGGAATATTTGCCTAATTGTCCACTGAGAGTACCCAAGGAAAAAATTGTCGCCTTTCCTATGCCTTTCTTGAGTATAAGAAAAGATGTTGGCGAGGAAAAATCAGACCATAAAGTTATCAGCAAACTGTCCGAGAAAAAATTTATATTTTACCCAACTCAACCTCATCCAAACAAGCGCCTCGATTTGCTAATCCGGTCCTGGATTCTGATTAATAAATTGCGCCCTGATCTTCTTCTTGAATTGACTTTTACCTGTGGGGATATACCACCTCCCTTATGGGATCTGATCAGGAAAGAAAGACTTGAGCCATCTATTCACCTTTTTCCTGGTATAAGTGACAGCACGCTATCTTGGCTCTACAAAAATGCAGTTTGCTTGGCGTTCACCTCAGAGTTTGAGGGAAATTTTCCCACACAGGTCTTGGAGGCCTTGGAGTATCGCTGTCCTATCGTAGCCATGGAGAATCCACTGATAACGAATGAACTTGGAGAAATTTCAAGGCACCTGCTGATTGCGCCCTTTGCTGATATAGATTCTTTTTCTAATTATGTTATTTATACGGCGGAAAATAGGAATGAGGTTTTAAAGCATCAAGAAAATGTGCTGGATTTCGTCAGAGGGTTACACTCATTTGAGGGCTTCACGAAAAATGTCATTGAACTAGATCGACTGATGCAAGGATAA